CATTGGTGCTTGGATGTCAGGAGCCTATCGCTGAGTGGAAAATTCCTAACATGAGAGGAATCATGACAGCAAGAACGAAACCATTGAATGTAGTAGAACCTGCTGACGACACGGTTAGAACTCAGTTGAGTACTTACGAAATGCCTCCTGCCAAAGGAGCAGTAAAAATGATCGATGCGGACAACGTATCTGAACTGGTTGATTTGTTGAAAAACGAAGCCAAAGTACTCTAATTAACAAGCCCAAAAAATTATAGAAATGAGCATATTAGTATTCATAGAAATATCAGAAGGCGAAATCAAAAAATCGTCATTGGAAGCCATAAGCTATGCCGCAGGTATCGGCGGTGATGTCACTGCCATTGCATTCGGCGAAGCAAGCAACGACGCACTATCGGCAGCTGGAAAAGCCGGCGCTACCAAAGTACTGCATGTAGCAGACGAAAAATACAAACAAGGAAATATTCAGGCTTATGCTTCAGCTTTAGCTGCAGCCGTAGAAAGCACTGGAGCCGAAACAGTAGTTTTAGCGAAATCATCACTTGGTGATCCAGTATCTGCCAGATTAGCCATCAAAATCGGTGCTTCATTAGCTACCAATGTTACCGAATTACCTGATACATCAAACGGATTCACGGTAAAGAGAAGCATCTATACAGGTAAGGCATTCGCTAACGTTGATTTGACAGAAGGTAAAAGAATAATAGGCATTAAGAAGAATGCGGCAATCATCAAAGAAGATGGTGCAGACGCGGCAGTAGAGGCATTTAGCGTCAGTGCAGATGATGCAGATTTTAAAGTAACGGTAACTTCTCAAGAAAAAGCTACTGGTGAAATTTTACTTCCTGAAGCTGACTTGGTAGTTTCAGGTGGTAGAGGATTGAAAGGCCCTGAAAACTGGGGAATGATTGAAGATTTAGCTAAGGCGTTAGGTGCTGCGACTGGATGTAGTAAACCAGTTTCCGATATGGACTGGAGACCTCACCATGAGCACGTAGGACAAACAGGTATCAAAGTGGCTCCTACCCTATATATCGCTGTCGGTATATCTGGAGCAATTCAACATTTAGCCGGTGTAAACTCTTCGAAGTTTATCGTGGTGATCAACAAAGATCCAGAGGCACCATTCTTCAAGGCAGCAGACTACGGAATCGTAGGTGATGCATTTGAAGTAGTTCCAAAATTAACAGAAGCTATCAAGGCACTAAACAATTAACAGACAGTTGGAGAAAATAAAACTAGACATTATAGGATTATCCTCCAGCCATGCACAATCGGGCTCATTTGCGCTGGTGTTAGGCGAATCGGAAGGTGGTCGAAGACTACCGATTATCATTGGCATGTTTGAGGCGCAAGCCATTGCCATAGAGATTGAGAAGATTACGCCTAACCGGCCCATGACCCATGATTTATTCAAATCATTTGCCGGCCATTTCGAAATTGACGTTAAAGAAATCATCATTTCTGATTTAAAGGAAGGCGTTTTCTTTGCCAAGATCGTTTGCGTAGACAACAATGGAAAAAAAGTAGAAATCGATGCCAGGCCCTCTGATGCCATTGCCATTGGTATACGTTTCGATGCAGAAATCTATACCAATCCAGCAGTGATGGAAGAAGCGGGGATTGTTGTCACTGATGAATTCGAAGAAGAGCTGGATACTTTGTCGTCACCTGAAGACGAGCCAAAGGAAGAATCTAAAAAAAGCAAAGGCATAAAAAAACATTCGGTAGAAGAACTGAATCGTTTGCTTGATAAAGCACTGGCAGAAGAAGACTATGAGAAAGCCGCTCAGCTTCGCGACGAATTGAATCGCAGGAACTGACACTAGTTTAAAGTAGAAAAGTAAAAAGTTGGGACTACATGCTAGTATCAGATCGTATACTTGAATTCTATCAATCTTTAGCACCACCAGCTAAACTCCCCAAGAAAGTTGAGACCATGAATCCCTACCAATCGCAGGATGGCTGGGAAGCGACTACCAAATTTTATAAGAAATACTATTCAGACAACAACGCCAGAAGAATGCTCTTCGGTATCAATCCTGGTCGTTTTGGAGGTGGTATTACCGGAGTACCATTTACAGATCCATTGCTCCTTGAGGAAGTCTGCGAGATTCCAAACCCATTCAACAAAAGAGCAGAACTCAGCTCCAGATTTATCTACGAAATGATAGATAACTATGGAGGTCCAAAGGCATTTTATGACAAATTCTACATTACAGGAATGTCTCCATTAGGCTACGTCATGGATGGCAAAAACCTCAACTATTATGATCTAAAGGATTGGCAAAAGATATTCGAAAAGGATATTGTCAGATGGATTAAAGATCAGCTAAATTTTAATATCGACTCTACGGTCGCCTATAGTATAGGTCAAGGTCAAAACCTAAGGTTGCTCAAACAACTCAACGACAAGCATCAGTTTTTCGAAGACATTGTACCTGTGCCCCACCCCCGATGGGTCATGCAGTATCAACTCAAACGAAAACAAGAGTTTATTGACGAATATTTGCAAAAACTAAGCTGATATTTGCCGCTTATCAAACTCATTACCATTTTGAATTTGATCTTTCTAAGATTTTATATCTTCGGATTTGAAATCATCAAGCATTTATTAATTCAATCAAACATGAGAAAGTTAGCTATTCTGGTTGTCCTATTTGCAACGCTGTCGTTGCAGGCGCAAGACCCATACGAATTCACGACTGTTATCGACCTGGAAGCCACTCCTATTATCAGTCAAGGAAGAACCGGTACCTGTTGGAGCTTTTCAGCTTCTTCGTTTATAGAATCTGAAATTATCAGAAAGACAGGTAAGACTATCGATTTGTCAGAAATGTACACGGTTCGACAGACTTACATGGACAAGGCAGAAAACTACGTCATGAGACAAGGCCTAGCCAACTTCAGTGAAGGTGGGCTGGCGCATGATGTATTGAATTCAATCAAAGCCAATGGTCTCGTACCCAATGAGGCTTACAGCGGGTTGGATGAAGGAAACAACTATCACAACCATGCAGAAATGGTAGCTGTTTTAGAATCCATGGTAAAAACCTATGCAGACAACCCCGGCAAAAAGCTCAGCAAAAAATGGAGACCAGCAGTAAGTGCCGTATTAGACGTTTATCTAGGAAAAGCACCAAAAACATTTACCTATGAGGGGAAAACCTATACCCCACAGTCCTTTTTGGAAATGACCAAAATTAATCCAGATGACTATGTTTCTATTACTTCATTTAGTCACGCTGATTTCTATTCATCATTCATATTGAACATACCTGATAACTTCAGCAATGGCAGTTTTTATAACCTGCCACTAGATGACTTTATCAAAATATTGGACAACTCGTTAGCGAATGGTTACTCTGTAGAGTTTGATTGTGATGTAAGTGAGCCTACTTTCTCAGCTAAATATGGTTTAGCCATTATTCCAGAAGATGAACAAAACAACAAGACCGCATTGGAAGGGCTATATCCAGAACTATCTGTGAGCCAGCAATACCGTCAAGATGAGTTTGAAAATTTTACTACAACAGATGACCACTTGATGCATATTATGGGTCTGGTTAAAGATCAGAATGACAATAAATACTACAAAGTAAAAAACAGTTGGGGCAACAACTCAGACAGAATCGGAAATAACGGGTTTATCCATATGAGTGAGTCGTACATGAGATTGAAGACAATTAGCATCACTGTTCATAAGGATGCGATTCCCAAGGACATTGCTAAGAAATTAGGGCTTAAGTAAGTCTATCGAAATACTAGGGGTTACTTATCTTCTGAAGATAATACCCCAGTATTTTCCACTCATCATCCTTTTTACCTAAGAGCCAGGTGGTTTGTTCCCTCTTCCACTTTCTAAACTTGTTTTGCCCGGTATCACGGGTAATAACCAAGGCGGCATTGGCTCTGACATTAACCGATAGGATATCAAACTCATTCGAATAAGGTCCCGCTTGCTCTACCATCCAACCTGGCCATTCCTTCAAATCATCACCAGACAAAGCCATATGCGCTTGCCAGTTGATAGGGTCTGAAGAATAGTTTCCATTCCACATGATAAATTGATCGCCAAGTGCAGACAGAACGAGTTCGGGTTTATTCTCTATTAAACCCTGGTGATAATTACTTATGATTTCATTCAGTTCGACATGTTCCGCGTTGACAGGAACAAAAGAAGCAACTCTAGTATACTCCCAATAATGGGTCATTTGCCAGCTTTCCCCATAGTCGGTAGAAAGGTGAGTAGTCCATTCAAAAACATCTGGGGTCTTAAACTCAAGATTGAACCTCACTTGCATTTTCTTTTTGGCTAGGTCTCCAACCCAATATAATTCAAATCCACCCTCTTTGATCACACCCTCCATCACCATTATATTGGAGTGCTCGGAATCATAATACACACGCTGAAGCTACATAGAATCTTTCATATAGAAACTTGTTTCCACTGCGTACAATTTTTCTCTAAAAATTCCTTGATAAGATTCTTTGATCGAACATCCCTTTAAACCAGTGGAGATCACCGATACCCCAACATTATTCTCATAATTACCTGGAGAAGTTCTATCTTTTGCCTCAACTTTCCATGTACCAATTAGCTTTGCTAGCATCTGATTTCCCGTATACTGACAGGGGCAATTAATAGATTGGGAGAAACCGTTGAGGCTGAGTGTGAGAAATATTGACAGTAGTAATTTCATCTTTTGAGTATTGATCAGCTATAGAAACGGGTCTCCTGTTCATATACATATGACGCCAGAACCATCAACCAATTACTAATAACGAACTGGTAAAATCACAGGTCTAAATAAGAAGAAATTTGAAGTTAAGACTCTATATTTTATTAGAGAAATGCTTATTATCAATATAATACAATTACTTATTGATATTATACCTAATCACTCAATAGTACAATTACACTCATTATATTCTACAATAAACTGAGTAGTTATTTAAATACCGATTATTAGTATTATACAATCTATTACTCATAATTACAATGTTTTATTAGAAAAGTACTAATTAGGAATTTTACCTAATCCATTATTTAGGTAAATCTACGAATTACAATTGTTCAAGTATTAACACATATTTGTACTAGATACTTAAACAAACTGTTATGAATCTCGTCAGAAAATCAATTATCATCGGTACACTTTTAATGAAAGCGATTCCATTAGCCTTGTACTTGATATTCGTTTGATAAAAGAAATTTAAAGACCGCAAGGTCTTTTTTATTAGCTATAGAAGAAGATAGTCAGAATATTGACGACTCTGTTTTTGTCGTCAATAATTCCAGACTATGAAAGCCACGAACAGAATTGCCCTTCTTATTTAGTTTAGGGCTCCAAACCGCCACTGCAAATTCTTCTGGATATACTGCAGCAATTCCGCCCCCTACTCCACTCTTACCTGCCAATCCAACCTTGAAAGCAAACTGACCAGACTCGTCGTAAAAACCACAAGACAGCATTAAGGCATTCAATCTTTTCACTTGACTTTTCGTCAAGCTAAATCCAGCATGTTCGTAAGACAAACCATTTTCACCAAAATGTAGAAAGGCAGCAGCGAGCTCACGACAGTTCATCTCAATGGAGCATTGCTTATAGTAGAAATCTAAAATCTCATCTGTATCATTTACGATATTGCCTTTGGCTTTCATCATATTTACAAATGCCGCATTGAGGTACCCAGTTTCCTTTTCAGACTGAGCTACTATCTTGTTATAAGTGATATTACTAGAACCGGTAAGTGACTGCACAAAAGCAAATAGCTCCCCTTCAGGATCTTTCAATTCAGACAGCAGCACATCAACAACCACAAGAGCGCCTGCATTCACAAAAGGGTTCCTGGGAATACCGTTTTCATATTCAAGCTGAACAATAGAATTGAAAGGATTTCCAGACGGCTCCACTCCCACTCGTTTCCAGAGTTTTTCACCAAGAAGCGAAAAGGCCATAGCCAGACTAAATACTTTGGATATACTTTGAATAGAAAATTTCTCTTCAGAATCACCAGTAGCGTAGTGTTCATTATTCATTGTCGTCAGGTGAATGCCAAATTTGTCTGCGTTTACCTTAGCTAATTCAGGTATGTAGTTGGCCACTTCACCACTATTTTCAAGTGCATTAACTTCAATGACAATTTCGTTGAGTATTTTCTGATAATCCATATTCAAAATTGACAGGATAAATTGATACCACGAAATTCCGGTCTTCTTTTTTTAAAAGAAATTTAGCATTAATCATTCATTGTTCACCATGACAAATGCGGCCCAATAGTACGGATCTTCATACTCTTCTTTCACTGCCTTTTGAGCCTGATTAAATGCGGTTTTTATCTCTTCTCCGGCCAACCAGTTTTTATAAAAAGTACTCATCAGTTTCATCGTAGCCTGGTCGTCCACTTTCCACAAACTCATTACCAAATGTTTAGCTCCCGCTACACTAAATGCCCTAGACAAACCATAGACCCCTTCACCATTTACCACTTCACCGGTACCCGTTTCACAAGCGCTCAACACGACTAGTTCTGTATCGCTAAGATTCATGTTCATGGCGTCGTAAGCCGTAAACACTCCGTCTGAAGGGTTTTCAACACTAGGCTCATCTTGCTGACCAGCTCCCGCAAGCAGCAGCCCTGACCTCATCAAAGGATTCGCTGATCGCAAAGTACGGCTGGCAATATTTCCTTCGTTCGACACTTTGTCTCCCATAAAAAATCCATGTGTAGCGATATGCAAAATGGAAGGGTTGGAAACTTGTTTTAAAGATTTTTCGGTAGCCCGAGCTTGTTCATAAAAGCGGGTATTGATATTATTCTCATTGAGCAATTCATCAATCGTTTTAATTTCCGCAGCGGTACCAGGCAATGGGGCAATCTCAGCAGAGCCAAACACCGGATTGCCCATTAGTACACCTTTATTGATAGAAGAACCACTATTCTTATTAGAAACTAAAACCGCGCTGTTCGGTATAATCTCAATCTGACGCCTGTCCAATAAGTACTGCCCGTTAGTCATCAGTGAATTTAGATTCAATAGATTATACACACCATCGAGAGAAACATAAACTCGAGTAGTACCTGCTGTTTCGGCAGCTAGTGGTTTCCAGAATTTATCATAGGATAGACTATCCTTCCATTTCAATCTTACTGCATTTTTATAATACTTAATCATTCTAGTTTCTAGCAAGTTGGCTGCTCCAATTATTTCAAATTCCAAGTGACCATCTCGCACAATCCATGCGCCGTATTGAGCATTTTCATTCTTGCCCTGATCACTCAATCTGATAATTTCAATGGCGGCCTCTTCCTCACCAAGACTGGCTGCGACCATCTCAAAGGTGATTTTTTCGGACTGTTCATTGATCTTCCCTGAAACTGCGAGATTGATTGCCTTTTCTATTTCATTGGCCTCTGTTTCCAACAATGAAACATCGATTTGCATCTCCTCGATGGTAGCCTGGCTCATACTGTAATAATTGGATAGATCGTGCTTAAGTGAAAGCCAGTCATTATATTGTTTCTTGACTTCGGTATCTTGAATGTTATTGATTTCTTCGAGTACTTTGTTTGAGTTATGCAACAAAAGGCCCTTTGTTCTTAACCTCACTTCATAGGCGTAGGCTATTGCTCCTTCTAATTCGAATCCATCCGATGCGACGAAAACATACATTTCTTCCAGCGATGGTTTGATAGTATTCCAAAATCGAGTTTTTTCCTTCTCGCTCATATTGAAAAAGAATTTATCAATCACCTGCAGATAACCATCCGTTGCTTCTTTGTATTTGTTGAAAGCCGGTACATTTTGTCCCAATCGCCAGGCGCAGGCTCCTTGCTTCTGAATAACGGAGAGATATCCCTTGTGCAATACACCCAAATTGGCCTTCCTTATCGCCGCCACCTTTTCGTACTGAGAATAAGCTTGATGGTAATTGGATGATTGCCTCAAATAGTCTGCTTGTAACTCCAAAGCATTGGCATAGGGCAAAGAGTTTGCACCATAATTCTTCTCTAGCCCATTAAGTGCATGCTGAACCAACTCCTCCAATTCGCTCGTCTTTCCAAGACTCAAATAGACTTCACCCAAGTAAAGCGAAATCTGCACATAGTCAGGATCCTTTTCTTTACCCGTCTGCTCATATTTTTTTAATGATGCCTTCAAAAAAACCTCCGCTTCGTATGTGCGCCCTTCTTCCAGCAATAAAAGTGCATAATTGGCCCGCACTCTGGATGGATCGAAAGACCCACCAGGAAATTCAATTTGATCCAAAATGGATTCCTGACTTTCCAGCAACTGAACCGATTGCTTGCTACGTCCCATTTCGTTGAGTAGCATCGCATGATTGTTGGCTACGATGCTATATTCAGTACTGTTCTTTGATTTTTTATGCAGATAATAGCGAGACACATATTTCAGCATATCTTCAGCTGCATTGTACCTTCCTTGATCCTTTCTGAGTATGGCCAGATTGTGCAGACAGCTAACGTAATGCTCGCTGGTATTTCCAATATATTCCTTTCTTACTTCTAATGCTCTTAAATAGAGCTTCTCTGCTACTTTATAGTTGCCAATTCCATGATAATAAATGGCTAATGCATTAACTGCTCTTGCAAAATACACCCATTGCTCCTTCGACAACTCAGAACTACGGGAGATCTTCTTTAAGATACGCTCCGTCCGAGTAAATCGAAAATCACGATTTTCAGAAATAGAGAAAACATCGATGGTTCGTGGATCTTTATCCGTTTTTACTTCTGGAGCGAGCCTATCCAGCACTTTATGATAATAGCTAATGGCGGTGCTGTAATTTCCTTTATACATATGGAAATCTCCCATATTCAGCTGATAGGAAATTGAACCATCCGCATTGGATTGAGAGATTTCTCTTGATGAAGATCTCGACACATTGTCATAGGCCATCCGTACCTGATCACCTATACTGATCACAAATTTGATGTCATCAATTTTTAGCCGTTGCTGTGCAACTAAAGGAGATACAATAAAAAAGGAGCAACAAATTATTGCTCCTTGGTATAGTCTTTTTACCATTTCGTTTTAATCAGAAAGTAGTATCCAAATATTTCAAAGTCTCTGCTGGATTATTCATTTTACGCAGCCCTTTTTGTTCTTCGGTGTCCATTTTTAGATAATCTATCGATCCCATCAATTCTGCTTCCACTTGCTGATAATTGGCTCCTGGAATGTACATAGAATGTCTTCCCTGCTCAGTATCCATAATAATATGTTCCTTGGCATAAATGGCGAATTGATCATAGGACATAAAA
The sequence above is drawn from the Reichenbachiella sp. genome and encodes:
- a CDS encoding electron transfer flavoprotein subunit alpha/FixB family protein, which produces MSILVFIEISEGEIKKSSLEAISYAAGIGGDVTAIAFGEASNDALSAAGKAGATKVLHVADEKYKQGNIQAYASALAAAVESTGAETVVLAKSSLGDPVSARLAIKIGASLATNVTELPDTSNGFTVKRSIYTGKAFANVDLTEGKRIIGIKKNAAIIKEDGADAAVEAFSVSADDADFKVTVTSQEKATGEILLPEADLVVSGGRGLKGPENWGMIEDLAKALGAATGCSKPVSDMDWRPHHEHVGQTGIKVAPTLYIAVGISGAIQHLAGVNSSKFIVVINKDPEAPFFKAADYGIVGDAFEVVPKLTEAIKALNN
- a CDS encoding bifunctional nuclease family protein yields the protein MEKIKLDIIGLSSSHAQSGSFALVLGESEGGRRLPIIIGMFEAQAIAIEIEKITPNRPMTHDLFKSFAGHFEIDVKEIIISDLKEGVFFAKIVCVDNNGKKVEIDARPSDAIAIGIRFDAEIYTNPAVMEEAGIVVTDEFEEELDTLSSPEDEPKEESKKSKGIKKHSVEELNRLLDKALAEEDYEKAAQLRDELNRRN
- a CDS encoding uracil-DNA glycosylase family protein, which gives rise to MLVSDRILEFYQSLAPPAKLPKKVETMNPYQSQDGWEATTKFYKKYYSDNNARRMLFGINPGRFGGGITGVPFTDPLLLEEVCEIPNPFNKRAELSSRFIYEMIDNYGGPKAFYDKFYITGMSPLGYVMDGKNLNYYDLKDWQKIFEKDIVRWIKDQLNFNIDSTVAYSIGQGQNLRLLKQLNDKHQFFEDIVPVPHPRWVMQYQLKRKQEFIDEYLQKLS
- a CDS encoding aminopeptidase C produces the protein MIFLRFYIFGFEIIKHLLIQSNMRKLAILVVLFATLSLQAQDPYEFTTVIDLEATPIISQGRTGTCWSFSASSFIESEIIRKTGKTIDLSEMYTVRQTYMDKAENYVMRQGLANFSEGGLAHDVLNSIKANGLVPNEAYSGLDEGNNYHNHAEMVAVLESMVKTYADNPGKKLSKKWRPAVSAVLDVYLGKAPKTFTYEGKTYTPQSFLEMTKINPDDYVSITSFSHADFYSSFILNIPDNFSNGSFYNLPLDDFIKILDNSLANGYSVEFDCDVSEPTFSAKYGLAIIPEDEQNNKTALEGLYPELSVSQQYRQDEFENFTTTDDHLMHIMGLVKDQNDNKYYKVKNSWGNNSDRIGNNGFIHMSESYMRLKTISITVHKDAIPKDIAKKLGLK
- a CDS encoding glutaminase, which codes for MDYQKILNEIVIEVNALENSGEVANYIPELAKVNADKFGIHLTTMNNEHYATGDSEEKFSIQSISKVFSLAMAFSLLGEKLWKRVGVEPSGNPFNSIVQLEYENGIPRNPFVNAGALVVVDVLLSELKDPEGELFAFVQSLTGSSNITYNKIVAQSEKETGYLNAAFVNMMKAKGNIVNDTDEILDFYYKQCSIEMNCRELAAAFLHFGENGLSYEHAGFSLTKSQVKRLNALMLSCGFYDESGQFAFKVGLAGKSGVGGGIAAVYPEEFAVAVWSPKLNKKGNSVRGFHSLELLTTKTESSIF
- a CDS encoding CHAT domain-containing tetratricopeptide repeat protein, which translates into the protein MVKRLYQGAIICCSFFIVSPLVAQQRLKIDDIKFVISIGDQVRMAYDNVSRSSSREISQSNADGSISYQLNMGDFHMYKGNYSTAISYYHKVLDRLAPEVKTDKDPRTIDVFSISENRDFRFTRTERILKKISRSSELSKEQWVYFARAVNALAIYYHGIGNYKVAEKLYLRALEVRKEYIGNTSEHYVSCLHNLAILRKDQGRYNAAEDMLKYVSRYYLHKKSKNSTEYSIVANNHAMLLNEMGRSKQSVQLLESQESILDQIEFPGGSFDPSRVRANYALLLLEEGRTYEAEVFLKASLKKYEQTGKEKDPDYVQISLYLGEVYLSLGKTSELEELVQHALNGLEKNYGANSLPYANALELQADYLRQSSNYHQAYSQYEKVAAIRKANLGVLHKGYLSVIQKQGACAWRLGQNVPAFNKYKEATDGYLQVIDKFFFNMSEKEKTRFWNTIKPSLEEMYVFVASDGFELEGAIAYAYEVRLRTKGLLLHNSNKVLEEINNIQDTEVKKQYNDWLSLKHDLSNYYSMSQATIEEMQIDVSLLETEANEIEKAINLAVSGKINEQSEKITFEMVAASLGEEEAAIEIIRLSDQGKNENAQYGAWIVRDGHLEFEIIGAANLLETRMIKYYKNAVRLKWKDSLSYDKFWKPLAAETAGTTRVYVSLDGVYNLLNLNSLMTNGQYLLDRRQIEIIPNSAVLVSNKNSGSSINKGVLMGNPVFGSAEIAPLPGTAAEIKTIDELLNENNINTRFYEQARATEKSLKQVSNPSILHIATHGFFMGDKVSNEGNIASRTLRSANPLMRSGLLLAGAGQQDEPSVENPSDGVFTAYDAMNMNLSDTELVVLSACETGTGEVVNGEGVYGLSRAFSVAGAKHLVMSLWKVDDQATMKLMSTFYKNWLAGEEIKTAFNQAQKAVKEEYEDPYYWAAFVMVNNE